One part of the Halopenitus persicus genome encodes these proteins:
- a CDS encoding cupin domain-containing protein: protein MDVVEHDDAETYEPDEGWERRALAGSDQFSFEWFTKPSGHSSPMHDHENEQVCLCLEGELTLHSEDGTSVTLEQYDSAFIESWEIHAVENTGDGMAVGLDVFAPGRSFDFWTDREE from the coding sequence ATGGACGTCGTGGAACACGACGACGCCGAGACGTACGAACCGGACGAGGGCTGGGAGCGGCGAGCGCTTGCGGGCAGCGACCAGTTCTCCTTCGAGTGGTTCACGAAGCCGTCGGGGCACAGCTCCCCGATGCACGACCACGAGAACGAGCAGGTCTGTCTCTGTCTCGAGGGCGAACTCACGCTCCATAGCGAGGACGGAACGTCGGTCACCCTCGAGCAGTACGACTCCGCGTTCATCGAGTCCTGGGAGATCCACGCCGTCGAGAACACCGGCGACGGGATGGCGGTCGGGCTCGACGTCTTCGCGCCGGGCCGTTCCTTCGACTTCTGGACCGACCGGGAGGAGTAA
- a CDS encoding branched-chain amino acid ABC transporter permease has translation MPLQFGWIEYLNLVPQAFFSGLLMGLVYALVAVGLALIWGVADIVNFAYGEYMLMAMYVTLIGSNNYGIDPLFMIPVNVVLLFAAGYVTYKLVIKRVMDAPMLSQIFVTFGILLILRFGMLFVMGPNTRSVETFMFDGAVVIAGLNFSLPKIVTGVVSLVTLAVFFLFLNRTKTGKGIRATAQDPEAAQVMGIDPDYMNGLAWGIGSATVGVAGTMVATFFSMQPELTPTTWTLFAFASVALGGFGNILGAVAGGMVISMVEHLGGVLLNPSYKELYIFLVFILVLIYKPEGILNWGEGE, from the coding sequence TTGCCGTTACAGTTCGGGTGGATAGAATACCTCAATCTGGTCCCACAGGCGTTCTTCAGCGGGCTGCTGATGGGGCTCGTCTACGCGCTCGTGGCGGTCGGGCTGGCGCTCATCTGGGGCGTCGCCGACATCGTCAACTTCGCGTACGGGGAATACATGCTGATGGCGATGTACGTGACCCTGATCGGCTCGAACAACTACGGGATCGACCCGCTGTTCATGATCCCGGTGAACGTCGTGCTGCTGTTCGCCGCCGGCTACGTGACCTACAAGCTCGTGATCAAGCGGGTGATGGACGCGCCGATGCTGTCGCAGATCTTCGTCACGTTCGGGATCCTGCTGATCCTCCGGTTCGGAATGCTGTTCGTGATGGGGCCGAACACGCGGTCGGTCGAGACGTTCATGTTCGATGGCGCGGTCGTCATCGCCGGACTGAACTTCAGCCTCCCGAAGATCGTCACCGGCGTGGTGAGCCTCGTGACGCTCGCCGTGTTCTTCCTGTTCCTCAACCGGACGAAGACCGGAAAGGGGATCCGCGCGACCGCACAGGATCCGGAGGCCGCCCAAGTGATGGGCATCGACCCGGACTACATGAACGGCCTGGCGTGGGGGATCGGGTCGGCGACCGTCGGAGTCGCCGGAACGATGGTCGCCACGTTCTTCTCGATGCAGCCGGAGCTGACGCCGACGACGTGGACGCTGTTCGCGTTCGCGTCGGTCGCGCTGGGCGGCTTCGGAAACATCCTCGGTGCCGTCGCCGGCGGAATGGTCATCAGCATGGTCGAGCACCTCGGCGGCGTGCTGTTGAACCCCTCCTACAAGGAGCTGTACATCTTCCTGGTGTTCATCCTCGTGTTGATCTACAAGCCGGAAGGCATCCTCAACTGGGGTGAAGGGGAGTGA
- a CDS encoding hydantoinase B/oxoprolinase family protein — MVSPGKLEIFRHSLKGIVEEMGVTLQRTAYSTNIKIRRDHTCALFDSELRHIAQHDIAPQHIGSLVSVVPRNMRDRDDLEPGDGILINDPYKGAVHLPDVMLICPLFHDGEIIGYAANSAHHVDIGGPTPGGIPTDSTDLYGEGVIMPGVKAVEDWEYDEEVLGLITRNVRSPDMRVGDYRAQLGANRIGEERFGELYEEYGSDALAEYLDELIDYTERLVRSNIQELPDGVYDASDYMDGDGINDEELLVTLTIEIDDDEMTLDFTGTADENEGPLNCTPAMAFAGTMAVVMSLLGGDLPKNEGFYRPFEIITPKGSMVNPTDDRPVAAGWEIAIRAGDLVTKAMADVLPEETIAATKGIICNIAYGGRDPRSDDDEYVYYETVGGGYGGRATKDGMDGVQAHYQNTANSPIEELETEIPLYVRRYEYIQDSEGAGRQRGGLGIRRDMEFYDHRSSFTVLSDRTKNQPWGLFGGHAARAAKYVINPDDDPEVVSSKSTTKLDPDDVASVQTPGGGGYGDPLERPPEEVLEDVVNGKVSVEKAESEYGVAVDPEERSVDEAATRELREEVDR, encoded by the coding sequence ATGGTTTCGCCCGGGAAGCTGGAGATATTCAGACATTCGCTGAAGGGAATCGTCGAGGAGATGGGGGTCACGCTGCAACGGACGGCCTACTCGACCAACATCAAGATCCGACGGGACCACACCTGCGCCCTGTTCGACTCGGAGCTTCGTCACATCGCACAACACGACATCGCGCCCCAACACATCGGGTCGCTCGTCTCGGTCGTACCGCGGAATATGCGCGACCGCGACGACCTCGAGCCGGGGGACGGCATCCTGATAAACGACCCGTATAAGGGTGCCGTCCATCTCCCCGACGTGATGCTCATCTGCCCGCTGTTTCACGACGGGGAGATCATCGGCTACGCCGCGAACTCGGCCCACCACGTCGACATCGGCGGGCCGACCCCGGGCGGCATCCCGACCGACAGCACCGACCTCTACGGCGAGGGGGTGATCATGCCGGGCGTGAAGGCCGTCGAGGACTGGGAGTACGACGAGGAGGTCCTCGGACTCATCACCCGGAACGTCCGGTCGCCGGACATGCGGGTCGGCGACTACCGGGCCCAGCTCGGCGCCAACCGGATCGGCGAGGAGCGCTTCGGCGAGCTGTACGAGGAGTACGGATCCGACGCGCTCGCCGAGTACCTCGACGAGCTGATCGACTACACCGAGCGGCTGGTCCGGTCGAACATCCAGGAGCTCCCGGACGGCGTCTACGACGCCAGCGACTACATGGACGGCGACGGCATCAACGACGAGGAGCTGCTGGTGACGCTGACCATCGAGATCGACGACGACGAGATGACCCTCGATTTCACCGGCACCGCCGATGAGAACGAGGGACCGCTCAACTGCACGCCCGCGATGGCGTTCGCGGGAACGATGGCCGTGGTGATGTCCCTGCTCGGCGGCGACCTCCCGAAGAACGAGGGGTTCTACCGGCCGTTCGAGATCATCACGCCCAAGGGGTCGATGGTCAATCCGACCGACGACCGGCCGGTCGCGGCCGGCTGGGAGATCGCCATCCGGGCCGGCGACCTCGTGACGAAGGCGATGGCCGACGTGCTCCCGGAGGAGACCATCGCGGCGACGAAGGGGATCATCTGCAACATCGCGTACGGCGGCCGGGACCCGCGGAGCGACGACGACGAGTACGTCTACTACGAGACCGTGGGCGGCGGCTACGGCGGCCGGGCGACGAAGGACGGGATGGACGGGGTGCAGGCGCACTATCAGAACACGGCGAACAGCCCGATCGAGGAGCTGGAGACGGAGATCCCGCTGTACGTCCGACGGTACGAGTACATCCAGGATTCCGAGGGAGCCGGACGCCAGCGCGGCGGGCTCGGGATCCGGCGAGACATGGAGTTCTACGACCATCGGTCGTCGTTCACCGTGCTCTCCGACCGGACGAAGAACCAGCCGTGGGGGCTGTTCGGCGGGCACGCGGCACGCGCCGCGAAGTACGTGATCAACCCCGACGACGATCCGGAGGTCGTGAGCTCGAAGTCGACCACGAAGCTCGACCCGGACGACGTCGCCAGCGTCCAGACGCCCGGCGGCGGGGGCTACGGCGACCCGCTCGAGCGGCCGCCCGAGGAGGTCCTCGAGGACGTGGTCAACGGGAAGGTGTCCGTCGAGAAGGCCGAATCGGAGTACGGCGTCGCGGTCGACCCGGAGGAGCGGTCGGTCGACGAGGCGGCGACGCGGGAGCTCCGTGAGGAGGTGGACCGATGA
- a CDS encoding hydantoinase/oxoprolinase family protein, producing MSVRIGVDTGGTFTDVVLYDDGTNEIHTTKTPSTPPDFDRGVLNGIDKILEQTDTDPGDVSFLSHGTTVGTNAVLEGEIPNLGLITNEGLRDVLEIGDQTRPDLYDLQTDKPPELIPRYLRREVPGRVDSHGEVVDELEEEAVRTVVDELAGEDIESIVVSTLFSYLNPAHEERIGEIIESHEADLQYALSSSVHPEIREYERTITTVLNEAIKTTVEDYFGKLTEGIEQRGIDVPLNIIHSGGGIFTAEQATQRAVRTITSGPAAGAVATEKVSAQEGFENAIGMDMGGTSADVSLIRDGEIVRSTEGEINDLPIKTPMIDINTVGAGGGSIAWIDEGGILHVGPKSAGADPGPICYGQGGEQPTITDANLLLGRLNPANFLEGEMELIVEETRERFAETIADPLDQSVEEAALSVIEVANASIARRVHNVTVERGDDPSDFALIGFGGAGPLQTPAVAERMDMEDVIIPRSPGVFSARGILIADVRVDESHSYRERRIDPTIIDDQVGALAAETHERFVQQGFTDEEIRIDRAIDMRYAGQSYELTVPVEDDPITAETIEAATNRFHEMHARLYGHAMEGEDVEVVTLRVTGHVPTAPLTDVPETTATEALRDVRDVYFADRGWLETDVYDRTALATGRTVEGPAILEESGATAIVPPDTEATVTEAGNVHITL from the coding sequence ATGAGCGTCCGCATCGGGGTCGACACCGGCGGCACGTTCACCGACGTCGTGCTCTACGACGACGGGACGAACGAGATCCACACGACGAAGACCCCCTCGACGCCGCCGGACTTCGACCGGGGCGTCCTCAACGGGATCGACAAGATCCTCGAGCAGACCGACACCGACCCCGGGGACGTCTCGTTCCTCAGCCACGGGACGACCGTCGGGACGAACGCGGTGTTGGAGGGGGAGATCCCGAACCTGGGGCTCATCACGAACGAGGGGCTCCGGGACGTCCTGGAGATCGGCGACCAGACGCGGCCGGACCTGTACGACCTGCAGACGGACAAGCCGCCGGAGCTCATCCCGCGGTACCTCCGGCGGGAGGTCCCCGGCCGCGTCGACTCGCACGGCGAGGTCGTCGACGAGCTCGAGGAGGAGGCGGTCCGGACGGTCGTCGACGAGCTCGCCGGGGAGGACATCGAGTCGATCGTCGTCTCGACGCTCTTCTCGTACCTCAACCCGGCCCACGAGGAGCGGATCGGCGAGATCATCGAGTCCCACGAGGCCGACCTCCAGTACGCGCTCTCCTCGAGCGTCCACCCCGAGATCAGGGAGTACGAGCGGACCATCACGACCGTCCTCAACGAGGCGATCAAGACGACCGTCGAGGACTACTTCGGGAAGCTGACCGAGGGGATCGAGCAGCGCGGCATCGACGTGCCGCTGAACATCATCCACTCCGGCGGCGGGATCTTCACCGCCGAACAGGCCACCCAACGGGCGGTCCGAACGATAACGTCCGGGCCGGCCGCGGGGGCGGTCGCGACGGAGAAGGTGAGCGCCCAGGAGGGCTTCGAGAACGCGATCGGGATGGACATGGGCGGCACGAGCGCGGACGTGAGTCTCATCCGCGACGGGGAGATCGTCCGGTCCACCGAGGGCGAGATCAACGACCTCCCGATCAAGACGCCGATGATCGACATCAACACCGTCGGCGCGGGCGGCGGCTCCATCGCGTGGATCGACGAGGGCGGGATCCTGCACGTGGGCCCGAAATCCGCCGGGGCCGACCCGGGACCGATCTGTTACGGGCAGGGCGGCGAGCAGCCGACCATCACCGACGCGAACCTGCTGTTGGGCCGTCTCAACCCGGCGAACTTCCTCGAGGGAGAGATGGAGCTGATCGTCGAGGAGACGCGCGAGCGGTTCGCGGAGACGATCGCCGACCCCCTCGACCAGTCGGTCGAGGAGGCGGCGCTGTCGGTGATCGAGGTCGCGAACGCCAGCATCGCCCGGCGCGTGCACAACGTCACCGTCGAGCGTGGCGACGACCCGAGCGACTTCGCGCTCATCGGCTTCGGCGGCGCCGGACCGCTGCAGACGCCGGCCGTCGCCGAGCGGATGGATATGGAGGACGTGATCATCCCGCGAAGTCCGGGCGTCTTCTCGGCGCGCGGCATCCTCATCGCGGACGTCCGCGTCGACGAGTCACACTCCTACCGGGAGCGGCGCATCGACCCGACGATCATCGACGACCAGGTCGGGGCGCTGGCGGCCGAGACGCACGAGCGGTTCGTCCAGCAGGGGTTCACCGACGAGGAGATCCGCATCGACCGGGCGATCGACATGCGGTACGCGGGACAGTCCTACGAGCTGACGGTCCCCGTCGAGGACGACCCGATCACCGCCGAGACCATCGAGGCCGCAACCAACCGGTTCCACGAGATGCACGCCCGGCTCTACGGGCACGCGATGGAGGGCGAGGACGTCGAGGTCGTGACGCTGCGCGTCACCGGCCACGTGCCCACGGCGCCGCTCACCGACGTGCCGGAGACGACCGCCACGGAGGCCTTACGCGACGTCAGGGACGTGTACTTCGCCGACCGCGGGTGGCTGGAGACGGACGTCTACGACCGGACCGCCCTCGCGACCGGCCGGACGGTCGAGGGACCGGCGATCCTCGAGGAGAGCGGCGCGACCGCCATCGTCCCGCCGGATACCGAGGCGACCGTCACCGAGGCCGGGAACGTCCACATCACGCTGTGA
- a CDS encoding DUF2848 family protein yields MLRLNVYGEVVTVAVDRVINAGYSGRDEEAVQAHVDELVADGIPAPETVPATYELSPNVLRVDPDAVRVAGQNTSGEAEFGLVVTGGETYVVAASDQTDRDLERDSIQKAKQIAPNVLSGDAWRLSDVRDHWDEIELRAWNTVDGERRRYQESTFGAIREPTDLLETVADRYEGPLDGTALLSGTVATVNGELAPGSRFEVAIHDPVTDRELSVAYDVETM; encoded by the coding sequence ATGCTCCGACTCAACGTTTACGGCGAGGTCGTCACCGTCGCGGTCGACCGCGTCATCAACGCCGGCTACAGCGGTCGCGACGAGGAGGCCGTCCAGGCGCACGTCGACGAGCTGGTCGCGGACGGGATCCCGGCGCCGGAGACCGTGCCGGCGACCTACGAGCTCTCGCCGAACGTGCTCCGGGTGGACCCGGACGCCGTCCGCGTCGCCGGACAGAACACCTCCGGGGAGGCGGAGTTTGGGCTGGTCGTGACCGGCGGGGAGACGTACGTCGTCGCCGCCAGCGACCAGACCGACCGCGACCTGGAGCGTGACAGCATCCAGAAGGCGAAACAGATCGCCCCGAACGTTCTCTCGGGGGACGCCTGGCGGCTCTCGGACGTCCGCGACCACTGGGACGAGATCGAGCTTCGGGCCTGGAACACGGTCGACGGCGAGCGACGCCGGTACCAGGAGTCGACGTTCGGGGCCATCCGCGAGCCCACGGACCTGCTCGAGACCGTCGCCGACCGGTACGAGGGACCGCTCGACGGGACGGCGCTGCTGTCCGGAACCGTGGCGACCGTCAACGGGGAGCTCGCGCCGGGGTCGCGATTCGAGGTGGCGATCCACGACCCGGTGACCGACCGCGAGCTGTCGGTCGCCTACGACGTCGAGACGATGTGA
- a CDS encoding M20/M25/M40 family metallo-hydrolase, whose product MPRDPASILADLVRIESHDTVDEIRDHLVETVENARIHEESGCVVARKGPEDGSPHLLLNSHMDVVPPHLPFREEDGVIHGRGACDAKGCLTTMISAFERVDPTDGRVTLVVSPDEETYSEGFYDFLALEGEAGDLAINGEPTGLDVCDAARGSLKYIVELSGSAAHAGTRDSGRSAVSCAAEAVQRLESMDRMEHPYLGESSQTVSWIEGGPVGELTSQVPESVRLFVNRWSVPPETPAEFREKMEAELADLECGVDVRYPYRPNRFLESYRLEEGTDVIADLSAAIEDTTGEAPEVKPFSVAAESSFLQRYMPVAVFGPGRIADEEGPIAHSNREYLEVDELETAVDVLERYLSRTV is encoded by the coding sequence ATGCCACGCGATCCAGCGTCGATACTGGCGGATCTAGTCCGAATCGAGAGTCACGACACCGTCGACGAGATCCGGGACCACCTCGTCGAAACGGTCGAGAACGCACGCATCCACGAGGAGTCCGGCTGCGTGGTGGCGCGGAAGGGCCCGGAGGACGGATCGCCGCACCTCCTCCTCAACTCGCACATGGACGTCGTTCCCCCGCATCTCCCGTTCCGCGAGGAGGATGGGGTGATCCACGGCCGCGGTGCCTGCGACGCGAAGGGCTGTCTGACGACGATGATCAGCGCCTTCGAGCGCGTCGACCCGACGGACGGCCGGGTAACCCTCGTGGTCTCCCCGGACGAGGAGACCTACTCCGAGGGGTTCTACGACTTCCTGGCCCTCGAGGGCGAGGCGGGCGACCTCGCGATCAACGGGGAGCCGACGGGACTGGACGTCTGTGACGCCGCGCGCGGGAGCCTCAAGTACATCGTCGAGCTCTCGGGCAGCGCCGCCCACGCGGGCACCCGGGACAGCGGACGGTCGGCCGTCTCGTGTGCTGCCGAGGCGGTGCAGCGCCTCGAGTCGATGGACCGGATGGAGCACCCGTACCTCGGGGAGTCGAGCCAGACCGTCTCGTGGATCGAGGGCGGCCCGGTGGGCGAGCTCACCAGCCAGGTGCCGGAGTCGGTCCGCCTGTTCGTCAACCGGTGGAGCGTCCCGCCCGAGACGCCGGCGGAGTTCCGGGAGAAGATGGAGGCGGAGCTGGCCGACCTGGAGTGTGGAGTCGACGTCCGGTATCCGTACCGGCCGAACCGGTTCCTCGAGAGCTATCGCCTCGAGGAGGGTACCGACGTCATCGCGGACCTGTCCGCGGCCATCGAGGACACGACCGGCGAGGCCCCCGAGGTGAAGCCGTTCTCGGTCGCGGCCGAGTCCTCGTTCCTCCAGCGGTATATGCCGGTCGCGGTCTTCGGCCCGGGTCGCATCGCCGACGAGGAGGGCCCGATCGCCCACTCGAACCGCGAGTATCTGGAGGTCGACGAGCTGGAAACCGCGGTCGACGTGCTGGAGCGATACCTCTCACGGACCGTGTGA
- a CDS encoding ABC transporter substrate-binding protein, giving the protein MPDTGTHTSNDETGDSSDGGSRTPSKRRSFLKATGIGATAALAGCLGGNGGGNGNGGGNGNGGGNGNGGGNGNGGGNGNGGGNGNGGSQETFTVGAIYPLSGGLAELGQSMQLLCENAVDIVNNSYSDLGPLTMAEGEGLTNHGNMEVELLVADHRADPGQGRAEAERLIQEEGADMLYGSYNSSVTSTVSQVAEREGIPHVNGESSSPDLTDRGLNWFWRTGPHDRTYTQNMFEMINGLNERVDQPIETAAIIHEDTEYGSVSAEVQQNLCEENDIEIVAGPISYTAESVSSLTSEIQRIQDADPDVLFPTSYVQDALLMAEDMQTQDFMPPLVLAQNSGHTSSSFINETELSNYFCSRTDFTTDTPDAVPEMGTYREFVTSNTDVPPNDFAALVRTWGGLLCGLTAVNQAESLEPEAIQTALNELQVDRLESGLLFGVEFAENGQNELASGVIGQFEGGESNLVWPFDLAGEDALTYPAPGWGER; this is encoded by the coding sequence ATGCCAGATACTGGCACACATACGTCGAACGACGAGACGGGCGACTCGAGCGACGGCGGATCGAGAACGCCGTCGAAGCGACGATCGTTTTTAAAGGCGACCGGGATCGGCGCTACGGCGGCGCTCGCGGGATGCCTCGGCGGGAACGGCGGGGGGAACGGCAACGGCGGCGGCAATGGAAACGGCGGTGGCAACGGCAACGGCGGCGGAAACGGCAACGGCGGCGGAAACGGCAACGGTGGCGGCAACGGCAACGGCGGCAGCCAGGAGACGTTCACCGTCGGCGCGATCTACCCGCTCTCCGGGGGACTGGCCGAGCTCGGCCAGTCGATGCAGCTGCTGTGTGAGAACGCCGTCGACATCGTGAACAACTCCTACAGCGACCTCGGACCGCTCACGATGGCCGAGGGCGAGGGGCTGACCAACCACGGGAACATGGAGGTCGAACTCCTCGTCGCCGACCACCGCGCCGACCCCGGGCAGGGGCGCGCGGAGGCCGAGCGACTCATCCAGGAGGAGGGAGCGGACATGCTGTACGGCTCCTACAACAGCTCGGTGACCTCCACGGTCAGCCAGGTCGCCGAACGGGAGGGGATCCCGCACGTGAACGGGGAGTCCTCCAGTCCGGACCTCACCGATCGGGGACTCAACTGGTTCTGGCGGACGGGGCCGCACGACAGAACGTATACGCAGAACATGTTCGAGATGATCAACGGGCTGAACGAGCGGGTCGACCAACCCATCGAGACCGCGGCGATCATCCACGAGGACACCGAATACGGAAGCGTGAGCGCGGAGGTCCAACAGAACCTCTGTGAGGAGAACGACATCGAGATCGTCGCCGGGCCGATCTCCTACACCGCCGAGAGCGTGAGTTCGCTCACGAGCGAGATCCAGCGGATCCAGGACGCGGACCCCGACGTGCTGTTCCCGACGTCGTACGTCCAGGACGCGCTGTTGATGGCCGAGGACATGCAGACGCAGGACTTCATGCCGCCGCTGGTCCTCGCGCAGAACTCCGGTCACACCTCGAGTTCGTTCATCAACGAAACCGAACTGTCGAACTACTTCTGTAGCCGGACCGACTTCACGACGGACACGCCCGATGCGGTCCCGGAGATGGGAACCTATCGCGAGTTCGTCACCTCGAACACGGACGTGCCGCCGAACGACTTCGCGGCGCTGGTTCGAACGTGGGGCGGCCTGCTGTGCGGCCTCACCGCGGTCAACCAGGCCGAGAGCCTCGAACCGGAGGCGATCCAAACCGCCCTCAACGAGCTGCAGGTCGACCGGCTCGAGTCCGGCCTCCTGTTCGGCGTCGAGTTCGCCGAAAACGGGCAGAACGAACTGGCATCCGGCGTCATCGGTCAGTTCGAGGGCGGGGAATCGAACCTCGTGTGGCCGTTCGACCTGGCGGGCGAAGACGCGTTGACCTACCCCGCCCCCGGCTGGGGAGAGCGGTAA
- a CDS encoding branched-chain amino acid ABC transporter permease, which translates to MIGTIRDRLDDLPTRQRWGLAGILLVGMLLVPQVSTNFFVMNVFIYAFIFIGLGQSWNVIGGYAGQFSLGHAVMFAVGAYTTAILFIRHGVTPYVGIFAGGLTAAAVGLFLGAATFRLRYHYFAMATLAAALIGKTVGFRWKYINGASGIEYPFAQLGTPWSMMFRDKLPYYYLIGVMALAATLVIYRMDRAKLGMYLRSIDMDQGLARNSGLNVFNYKMYAMGVSSYIAGVFGGLYAQYVLYIDPMSTLRVLRNIDIIIVPIIGGVGTVLGPVVGAFIFIPIREYTRTGLSGGYTGLGWVVVGVVIVLISIYRPGGVLNQYFGRWD; encoded by the coding sequence GTGATCGGGACGATCCGCGACCGCCTCGACGACCTTCCGACGCGGCAGCGCTGGGGGCTCGCCGGCATCCTATTAGTCGGCATGCTGCTCGTTCCGCAGGTCTCGACCAACTTCTTCGTGATGAACGTCTTCATCTACGCGTTCATCTTCATCGGGCTCGGCCAGAGCTGGAACGTCATCGGCGGCTACGCCGGACAGTTCTCGCTGGGCCACGCCGTGATGTTCGCCGTCGGGGCCTACACGACGGCCATCCTGTTCATCCGTCACGGGGTGACGCCGTACGTCGGGATCTTCGCCGGCGGGTTGACGGCCGCCGCCGTCGGGCTCTTCCTCGGAGCCGCGACGTTCCGGCTGCGGTACCACTACTTCGCGATGGCGACGCTGGCGGCCGCGCTCATCGGGAAGACCGTCGGTTTCCGGTGGAAGTACATCAACGGCGCCAGCGGGATCGAGTACCCGTTCGCGCAGCTCGGCACCCCGTGGTCGATGATGTTCCGGGACAAGCTCCCGTACTACTACCTCATCGGCGTGATGGCGCTGGCGGCGACGCTCGTGATCTACCGGATGGACCGGGCAAAGCTCGGAATGTACCTGCGCTCGATCGACATGGACCAGGGGCTCGCCCGGAATTCCGGCCTGAACGTGTTCAACTATAAGATGTACGCGATGGGGGTGAGCTCCTACATCGCCGGCGTCTTCGGCGGGCTGTACGCCCAGTACGTGCTGTACATCGACCCGATGTCCACGCTCCGGGTGCTCCGGAACATCGACATCATCATCGTCCCGATAATCGGAGGCGTCGGGACCGTGCTCGGCCCCGTCGTGGGCGCGTTCATCTTCATCCCGATCCGGGAGTACACGCGCACCGGGCTCAGCGGCGGCTACACCGGGCTCGGCTGGGTGGTCGTCGGGGTCGTCATCGTGCTGATCTCGATCTACCGGCCGGGCGGCGTGTTGAACCAGTACTTCGGGAGGTGGGACTGA
- a CDS encoding IclR family transcriptional regulator: MSQQANNPIKSSGTTLEILEVVVESGDAGVTEIADRLDRNKATVHHHLSTLAEHGYLVNEDGRYRPSMRFFEIGQSVVQRRDVYATGIDPLRSLAEETGEVANLMIEEEGLGVYVAIETGADAVRLDTTVGTTQHLHTCALGKAILAHTPEERRERIYRRRGLPAETPNTVTDRDRLEAELGEIRDRGIAFDEEERATHIRCIAAPITTDDGDVLGAVSVSGPISRMTDDRIRDRLADRVENTATIISINTTYR; the protein is encoded by the coding sequence ATGAGCCAGCAAGCGAACAATCCGATCAAATCGAGCGGAACGACCCTCGAGATCCTCGAGGTCGTCGTCGAGTCGGGGGATGCGGGGGTGACCGAAATCGCCGATCGGCTCGACCGGAACAAGGCCACGGTTCATCACCACCTGAGCACGCTTGCGGAGCACGGCTATCTGGTCAACGAGGACGGCCGGTATCGGCCGAGCATGCGGTTCTTCGAGATCGGACAGTCGGTGGTCCAACGACGGGACGTCTACGCCACCGGGATCGATCCGCTCCGGTCGCTGGCCGAGGAGACCGGCGAGGTCGCGAACCTGATGATCGAGGAGGAGGGGCTGGGTGTCTACGTCGCCATCGAGACCGGGGCGGACGCCGTCCGCCTCGACACCACGGTCGGAACGACACAGCATCTCCACACGTGTGCCCTCGGCAAGGCGATCCTCGCGCACACCCCCGAGGAGCGCCGAGAGCGGATCTATCGCCGCCGGGGGCTGCCGGCCGAGACGCCGAACACGGTGACCGACCGGGACCGGCTCGAGGCGGAACTCGGGGAGATACGGGACCGCGGCATCGCCTTCGACGAGGAGGAGCGGGCGACGCACATCCGATGTATCGCCGCGCCGATCACGACCGACGACGGCGACGTGCTCGGCGCCGTGAGCGTCTCCGGCCCGATAAGCCGGATGACCGACGACCGGATCCGGGACCGACTCGCCGACCGGGTGGAGAACACGGCGACGATCATCAGCATCAACACCACCTATCGGTGA